A window from Drosophila subobscura isolate 14011-0131.10 chromosome O, UCBerk_Dsub_1.0, whole genome shotgun sequence encodes these proteins:
- the LOC117897671 gene encoding bromodomain and WD repeat-containing protein 3 isoform X3: protein MANSQASSNDAIVPELYFLISKFLTAGPLQETAKVLIEELQQKNVLPRRIDWLGNEHQQTFAELERKFTHIGDNHLLELCGRLCPLVERQHPGSVPGVFSLLGTGRQNLLRTPDTIYSHRSLRDYCTRLHDVSLPDADYTKRTHNITRVLTGREYGGDVRRKLLVPTELYKKTVLLRRTVGHLSSVYCVLFDRTGRYIITGADDLLIKIWSAADGRLLATLRGASAEITDIAINLDNTMLAAGSVDRILRVWDMQTTSPIAVLVAHTGMITSVNFCPSPRNDLRYLVTTSTDGSIAFWQYSTPRGQKITFAPKPAQYHERLRPGQAQMMCTTFSPGGMFLAAGSADHHVRVYMMGEEGPKRILETEAYTDAVDSMQWSHHGLRFISGSKDGTAHIWTFESQQWKSVKLCMTERLASCPEPEEGKRLKVTMVAWDASDAYVITAVNDFTIKIWDSKTAKLHRVLRGHKDELYVLESNPRDKHVLLSAGHDGQVFLWDIEQGIKITEFFNDIDGQGHGSVFDAKWSPDGTMIAATDSHGHIMIFGLGMCKDKYSMLPTELFFHTDYRPLVRDSQNHVVDEQTQIMPHLMEPPNLVDADGNPHPIKYQRFVPGREDWTNDQLTTNLYVGVDGMGIEENLNATVNPQPQIASVAVAAAAPAAGGGAAAAGGGAADYSHIDRMIAALANRQSVGSANANESNANQSFERLTNRQQQPDSNSRQSARGNVLGGRLVTPRQGWGAAAPAEEPAVAQEAVAEEAPAAAQHVSPLQPQPLKFVRRTYVRPMKYAQLQNIKQVSYSAGLYEKQEYKREMRRRPIMINTASATSAQQTGGSVGRPRNTRSNGAGRPGRRRNAPPGTGQAVGPLAPAYRTRAARDQEQEHQYNEVVPPPHEEEEDDVSSNSSGDTSYSNVEENLDESSDDSDTDSSDYSDWVADTPGPNLEPPKRSKRKPLSRRPPSSDDSSDEDAAGRAVRAAAGVSGQGQGQVTARKVGRKTVLFPPTDLNGEIPELFRPAEWLSEVIPRKTPYYPQMGDEVVYFRQGHQYYMDAVRLKKVYKLSHSSEPWNFHTLRDHELVRVIGIKYEIRPPRLCCLKLAIIDEDGNMTGTSFKIKYHDMPDVLDFLVLRQTFDLAVQRNWSIGDRFRCMIGDGWWMGQIESRHALDADFPDSFFMCFRVRWDNGEYERMSPWDMEPIDQQRVPDEVGGAVPVLPEEIRATLYQPKSEEWHRGDRDGTCRRIINGLEQVMRLSIAEHFLAPVDLNIYPDYAYLIEYPIDLTTVKSRFENHFYRRITSAQFDVRYLATNAEQYNRRHTIIVKHARIVTDLCLRIIREADEIDVAAVYHQLVDVYHSSESENEADSDVVPSTSTGPTTSAAAAAARQRVSSTRRSTRMHSDGDWRSDCRQLLDLMWQRMDSVPFREPVDTIEFPDYLEIIATPMDLRTVKEDLLGGNYDDPLDFAKDVRLIFQNSKNYNTNKRSRDNLAIYAMTLRLSALFESRIKTVVSNWKAARRRANKNKSGSSGGGRGASSSPSKRSNKERATRRNQKPPTAPRRLPLPHTSEEEDEDDDDDDDDDEEAVARAQRSRRRNGVAVTATSSHSGSNRVTSSSSAAQQRRRQNRVSSEEEEEEEEEEDDTSAQATSDASSDEEEEEDDAHTNASSPQQARPRRGRPRQRPINDESNPNDSEDSYNPNVGRSNRRGKKRKSANRNGHSNTKRCRVDKSPAGSSRGGTVTAPTRRTRRGLGSSEEAASHSQQDESTQDSHSNMTRRKGRSQILPTPTKDDMPSTSRAALGMIGAAPPVRQLRTNRNTAINRIQRIEDDDDDDDSDNEPLANNQQKSTQSPAKSSTVTATAAAAPPPPHPLALRRRMASPLPQRSTHMTRSHATSTTSTTVTNSTANRRADSPAVTPDDHNYLGTVNASRAPPRRILSRHQRNADELDTSIDPLDSSRLIRAIDNIRRPTSTTNSNSNNNSHSNVVTRRGLRGRTSQANSQDEEEQEEDEDEDAAASDEGTDGGSSSQDDDDDDEEEENENEKASATDSEDNQPLTSYVSPSNGRTRTRTKTKSTSSSSATATATSSAATQERPSQRQRRLPPARRPPSDNSFTHENDLDRDNDDDEDYVVPGSRTSRHANRLRGNNQRGGRNQKRPRYNEQSDEEQSDPRTAQNSRKRVRNGDAHGGGSQTPDEQSAAEDDDDEEEEQEEDQPDGGDISGDSDEQLVSVSSRGRVRKISAKARGIFKE from the exons ATGGCAAATAGCCAAGCCAGTTCTAATGATGCGATAGTGCCAG AGTTATACTTCCTCATATCCAAATTCCTGACGGCGGGGCCCCTGCAAGAGACGGCAAAG GTGTTAatcgaggagctgcagcagaagaat GTTCTGCCGCGACGCATTGACTGGCTGGGAAATGAGCATCAGCAGACCTTTGCCGAATTG GAACGAAAATTCACGCATATTGGAGACAATCACTTGCTGGAATTATGCGGTCGTCTATGTCCGCTCGTGGAACGCCAACATCCGGGCAGTGTGCCGGGCGTATTTTCGCTCCTTGGCACTGGTCGGCAAAACCTTCTGCGGACACCGGACACCATCTACAGCCATCGTTCTCTCAGGGATTACTGCACTCGCCTCCATGACGTATCACTGCCAGATGCAGATTACACCAAGCGCACCCACAATATAA CCCGTGTACTGACTGGCCGGGAGTATGGCGGTGATGTGCGTCGGAAGCTCCTCGTGCCCACTGAGCTGTATAAAAAGACCGTTCTGCTGCGCCGCACCGTGGGCCATTTATCCTCCGTTTACTGCGTGCTCTTCGATCGCACGGGACGTTATATTATCACGGGAGCCGATGATCTGCTCATTAAGATTTGGTCTGCGGCGGATGGACGCCTGCTGGCCACGCTGCGCGGTGCCTCGGCAGAGATCACAGACATTGCCATCAATCTGGACAACACAATGCTGGCCGCCGGATCGGTGGATCGCATTCTGCGCGTGTGGGATATGCAGACCACCTCACCCATTGCTGTCCTGGTCGCCCACACGGGCATGATAACATCGGTGAACTTTTGCCCATCGCCACGCAACGATTTGAGGTACTTGGTGACGACCAGCACAGACGGTTCCATTGCCTTCTGGCAATACTCGACGCCACGGGGCCAGAAGATTACATTTGCGCCCAAGCCAGCACAGTACCACGAGAGACTGCGGCCAGGACAGGCGCAGATGATGTGCACAACATTCTCGCCGGGCGGCATGTTTCTGGCTGCCGGCTCGGCGGACCATCACGTGCGCGTCTACATGATGGGCGAAGAGGGGCCCAAAAGAATACTGGAAACTGAAGCCTATACGGATGCCGTGGACTCGATGCAGTGGTCGCATCATGGCCTAAGATTTATATCCGGCAGCAAGGATGGCACTGCACACATTTGGACCTTTGAGTCGCAGCAGTGGAAGAGCGTCAAGCTGTGCATGACGGAACGGCTGGCCAG CTGCCCGGAGCCTGAAGAGGGCAAGAGACTAAAGGTCACCATGGTGGCTTGGGATGCCTCGGATGCCTATGTCATTACAGCCGTAAATGATTTCACC ATCAAAATTTGGGACTCAAAAACAGCCAAGCTGCACCGTGTGCTGCGCGGTCACAAGGATGAGCTGTATGTCCTCGAATCGAATCCCAGGGATAAGCATGTGCTGCTCTCCGCCGGCCACGATGGTCAGGTGTTCCTTTGGGACATAGAACAGGGCATCAAGATCACCGAGTTCTTCAATGACATTGACGGGCAGGGTCATGGCAGTGTGTTCGATGCCAAGTGGTCACCGGATGGCACAATGATAGCTGCCACCGATTCGCATGGACACATCATGATCTTTGGACTGGGCATGTGCAAGGATAAGTACTCAATG CTGCCCACTGAGCTTTTCTTTCACACGGATTATCGTCCGCTTGTGCGCGATAGCCAGAATCATGTGGTGGATGAGCAGACACAAATAATGCCACATTTAATGGAGCCACCGAACCTCGTTGATGCCGATGGCAATCCACATCCCATCAAGTATCAACGTTTCGTTCCCGGCCGTGAGGACTGGACCAATGATCAGTTGACAACGAATTTGTATGTCGGTGTGGATGGTATGGGGATTGAGGAAAATCTGAATGCGACTGTGAATCCCCAGCCACAGATTGCCAGTGTGGCGGTTGCAGccgccgctcctgctgctggtggtggtgctgctgcggcaggaggaggagccgcagACTACTCACACATAGATCGCATGATTGCGGCTTTGGCTAATCGACAATCGGTTGGCAGTGCCAATGCCAACGAATCGAATGCCAATCAATCGTTTGAACGTTTGACcaaccgccagcagcagccggactCAAACAGTCGACAATCTGCGCGCGGAAATGTTCTAGGCGGACGCTTGGTCACGCCACGTCAGGGctggggagcagcagcgccagcggaAGAGCCTGCTGTGGCCCAGGAAGCAGTTGCCGAGgaggcaccagcagctgcccaACATGTTTCGCctctgcagccgcagcccttGAAGTTTGTGCGTCGCACCTACGTGCGTCCCATGAAGTATGCCCAGCTGCAGAACATCAAGCAAGTGAGCTACTCCGCGGGGCTGTACGAGAAGCAAGAGTATAAGCGTGAAATGAGACGTCGACCCATTATGATCAACACTGCCAGTGCGACGTCGGCGCAGCAGACGGGCGGCAGCGTTGGACGGCCACGGAATACGCGCTCCAATGGCGCCGGTCGACCGGGCAGGCGTCGGAACGCACCGCCTGGTACGGGCCAAGCGGTGGGACCTCTGGCGCCTGCATATCGCACACGAGCGGCACGGGACCAGGAACAGGAGCATCAATACAACGAGgttgtgccgccgccgcatgaagaggaggaggatgatgtgTCCAGCAACTCCTCGGGGGATACCAGCTACTCGAATGTGGAGGAGAATCTAGACGAAAGCAGCGACGATTCGGACACGGACAGCTCCGATTACTCCGACTGGGTGGCGGATACACCGGGACCCAATCTAGAGCCGCCCAAACGCTCCAAGCGCAAGCCACTCTCCCGACGTCCGCCCAGTAGCGATGACAGCAGCGATGAGGATGCAGCCGGCCGAGCTGTGCGCGCAGCTGCCGGTGTCAGTGGCCAGGGTCAGGGCCAGGTGACGGCCCGTAAGGTGGGCCGCAAGACAGTGCTGTTCCCGCCCACGGATCTCAATGGTGAAATCCCGGAGCTGTTCAGACCCGCCGAATGGCTGTCGGAGGTGATTCCACGCAAGACTCCGTACTACCCGCAGATGGGCGACGAAGTGGTCTACTTTCGTCAGGGCCATCAATACTACATGGATGCCGTGCGCCTGAAGAAGGTCTACAAGCTGTCGCACAGCTCAGAGCCATGGAATTTCCACACGCTGCGCGACCACGAGCTGGTCCGTGTGATTGGCATCAAGTACGAGATTCGTCCGCCCAGGCTGTGCTGCCTGAAGTTGGCCATCATCGATGAGGATGGCAACATGACGGGGACCTCGTTCAAGATCAAATATCATGATATGCCCGATGTCCTGGACTTTCTGGTGCTGCGTCAAACCTTCGATTTGGCGGTGCAGCGCAACTGGAGCATTGGCGATCGTTTTCGCTGCATGATCGGCGACGGCTGGTGGATGGGACAGATCGAGTCACGTCACGCTTTGGACGCCGACTTTCCCGACTCGTTTTTCATGTGCTTTCGCGTGCGCTGGGATAATGGAGAGTACGAGCGCATGAGTCCCTGGGATATGGAACCGATTGATCAGCAACGAGTGCCGGATGAGGTCGGTGGCGCTGTGCCAGTGCTGCCCGAGGAGATACGCGCGACGCTCTATCAGCCCAAGTCCGAGGAGTGGCATCGTGGCGATCGCGATGGCACCTGTCGCCGCATCATCAATGGCCTCGAGCAGGTGATGCGCCTGTCCATAGCGGAGCATTTCCTGGCACCCGTCGACCTCAACATATATCCCGACTATGCCTACCTGATCGAGTATCCCATTGATCTGACCACGGTCAAGTCACGCTTCGAGAATCACTTTTATCGCCGCATCACCTCTGCACAGTTCGATGTGCGTTATCTGGCCACCAATGCGGAGCAGTACAATCGTCGGCACACGATCATTGTGAAGCATGCGCGGATTGTCACAGATCTGTGCCTGCGCATCATCCGGGAGGCGGATGAGATTGATGTAGCTGCCGTCTATCATCAACTGGTGGATGTCTATCATTCGTCCGAGTCCGAGAATGAGGCAGACTCTGATGTTGTGCCTTCAACCAGCACCGGGCCCACCACAtcggccgcagcagcagccgctcgaCAACGTGTTTCCTCCACACGAAG GTCCACTCGCATGCACTCGGATGGGGATTGGCGCTCTGATTGCCGTCAGCTGTTGGATTTGATGTGGCAGCGCATGGATTCGGTGCCATTCCGTGAGCCCGTGGATACCATTGAGTTTCCGGACTATTTGGAAATTATTGCCACGCCCATGGATTTGCGAACGGTGAAGGAGGACTTGCTGGGCGGCAACTACGATGATCCGCTGGACTTTGCCAAGGATGTGCGATTGATATTCCAGAACTCAAAGAACTACAATACCAACAAACGTTCGCGG GATAATCTAGCG ATCTACGCGATGACCCTGCGTTTGAGCGCGCTGTTCGAGTCGCGCATCAAGACGGTCGTCAGCAATTGGAAGGCGGCACGCAGACGCGCCAATAAGAACAAGTCGGGCAGTAGTGGCGGTGGACGCGGTGCCTCTAGTAGTCCCAGCAAGCGTTCGAACAAGGAGCGGGCGACGCGTCGCAATCAGAAGCCACCAACGGCGCCCAGGAGACTGCCATTGCCGCACACGagtgaggaggaggacgaagatgatgacgatgacgatgatgatgatgaggaggcgGTGGCACGTGCGCAGCGTTCACGACGCCGCAATGGAGTGGCCGTTACGGCCACTTCCAGTCACTCGGGCTCGAACCGTGTGACCTCGTCCTCATCTGCGGCCCAACAGCGACGCCGTCAGAATAGAGTCAGCAgcgaagaggaagaggaggaggaggaggaagaggatgaCACCAGTGCCCAGGCCACCTCAGATGCCAGCAgtgatgaggaggaggaagaagaCGATGCCCACACCAATGCCAGTTCACCGCAGCAGGCGCGTCCGCGCCGTGGCAGACCACGCCAGCGTCCCATCAACGATGAGTCGAATCCAAACGATTCCGAGGATAGCTACAATCCCAATGTGGGACGCAGCAACCGCCGAGGAAAGAAGCGCAAGTCGGCCAACCGAAACGGACACTCAAACACGAAACGTTGCCGCGTGGACAAGAGCCCGGCGGGCAGCAGTCGCGGCGGAACCGTCACGGCGCCCACACGACGCACGCGTCGTGGCTTGGGCAGCTCCGAAGAGGCCGCCTCCCATTCGCAGCAGGACGAGAGTACGCAGGACAGTCACAGCAATATGACACGCCGAAAGGGCAGATCCCAG ATCctgcccacacccacaaaagACGATATGCCATCGACTAGCCGTGCCGCATTGGGCATGATCGGAGCAGCGCCACCGGTTCGCCAGTTGCGTACGAATCGCAACACTGCCATCAATCGGATCCAAAGGAtcgaggatgatgatgatgacgatgacagcGACAACGAGCCGCTGGCCAACAATCAGCAGA AATCCACTCAATCACCCGCCAAAAGTAGCACAGTGACAgctacggcagcagcagcaccaccgccaccacatCCGCTGGCATTGCGCCGACGCATGGCCTCGCCGCTGCCCCAAAGGAGCACGCATATGACGCGCTCACACGCCACATCCACAACCTCCACGACCGTGACCAACTCGACAGCAAACCGACGAGCGGATAGCCCGGCCGTGACCCCCGATGATCATAATTATCTGGGCACTGTGAACGCCTCCAGAGCACCACCGAGGCGCATATTGTCGCGTCATCAGCGGAATGCCGATGAGCTGGACACGAGCATTGATCCGCTGGACAGCTCACGACTGATTCGTGCCATTGACAATATCAGGCGACCCACCTCCACCacaaatagcaacagcaacaacaatagccaCAGCAATGTGGTTACCCGTCGGGGTCTGCGCGGACGCACGAGTCAGGCCAACTCtcaggacgaggaggagcaggaggaggacgaagATGAGGATGCAGCTGCCTCGGATGAGGGCACTGACGGTGGCTCCAGCTCTcaggacgatgatgatgatgatgaggaggaagagaatgagaatgagaaagCCTCTGCCACAGATTCCGAAGACAATCAGCCATTGACCAGCTATGTGTCGCCCAGCAATGGGAGGACCCGAACTCGCACCAAGACCAAAtccacctcctcctcatcggcaacggccacggccacgtcGTCGGCGGCCACACAAGAGCGTCCATCGCAGCGTCAGCGTAGACTGCCACCGGCTCGACGTCCGCCCTCGGATAACTCGTTTACCCATGAGAATGACTTAGATCGGgacaatgacgatgatgaggattATGTGGTGCCGGGTAGTCGCACCTCGCGCCATGCCAATCGGCTGCGCGGCAACAATCAACGTGGCGGTCGCAATCAGAAGCGTCCTCGCTACAATGAGCAGTCCGATGAGGAGCAATCCGATCCGCGCACAGCCCAAAATTCGCGTAAACGAGTGCGCAATGGCGATGCCCATGGTGGGGGCTCACAAACGCCGGACGAGCAATCTGCAGcggaagatgatgatgatgaggaggaggagcaggaggaggatcagCCGGATGGCGGCGACATCTCTGGGGACAGCGACGAGCAATTGGTGAGCGTGAGCAGTCGCGGTAGAGTGCGCAAAATATCGGCCAAGGCGCGTGGCATTTTCAAAGAGTGA